One part of the Haliaeetus albicilla chromosome 9, bHalAlb1.1, whole genome shotgun sequence genome encodes these proteins:
- the LHX1 gene encoding LIM/homeobox protein Lhx1, whose translation MVHCAGCKRPILDRFLLNVLDRAWHVKCVQCCECKCNLTEKCFSREGKLYCKNDFFRCFGTKCAGCAQGISPSDLVRRARSKVFHLNCFTCMMCNKQLSTGEELYIIDENKFVCKEDYLNNSNTAKENSLHSATTGSDPSLSPDSQDPSQDDAKDSESANVSDKETGSNENDDQNLGAKRRGPRTTIKAKQLETLKAAFAATPKPTRHIREQLAQETGLNMRVIQVWFQNRRSKERRMKQLSALGARRHAFFRSPRRMRPLVDRLEPGELIPNGPFSFYGDYQSEYYGPGSNYDFFPQGPPSSQAQTPVDLPFVPSSGPSGTPLGAMDHPLPGHHPSSEAQRFTDIMSHPPGDSPSPEPNLPGSLHSMSAEVFGPSPPFSSISVNGGANYGNHLSHPPEMNEAAVW comes from the exons ATGGTTCACTGTGCAGGCTGCAAAAGGCCAATCTTGGACCGGTTTTTGTTGAATGTACTGGACAGGGCTTGGCATGTGAAGTGTGTTCAGTGCTGTGAATGTAAATGCAATTTGACAGAGAAATGCTTTTCGCGAGAAGGCAAGCTTTACTGCAAAAACGACTTCTTTCG GTGTTTCGGGACCAAGTGCGCGGGCTGTGCCCAGGGCATCTCCCCCAGCGACCTGGTCCGCAGGGCGCGGAGCAAAGTGTTCCACTTGAACTGTTTTACGTGTATGATGTGTAACAAGCAACTCTCCACCGGCGAGGAGCTCTACATCATAGACGAAAACAAGTTTGTCTGCAAAGAAGATTACCTAAATAACAGCAATACTGCCAAAGAAAACAGCCTGCATTCAG CCACCACCGGCAGTGACCCCAGCCTGTCCCCCGACTCCCAAGACCCTTCCCAGGACGACGCGAAGGACTCGGAAAGCGCCAACGTGTCCGACAAGGAGACGGGCAGCAACGAAAACGACGACCAGAACCTGGGGGCCAAGCGGCGGGGCCCCCGCACCACCATCAAAGCCAAACAGCTAGAGACTCTGAAAGCCGCCTTCGCGgccacccccaaacccacccggCACATCAGGGAGCAGCTGGCGCAGGAGACCGGCCTCAACATGCGGGTCATCCAG gTCTGGTTCCAGAACCGGCGCTCCAAGGAGCGGCGGATGAAGCAGCTGAGCGCGCTGGGCGCCCGCCGGCACGCTTTCTTCCGCAGCCCACGCAGGATGCGGCCGCTGGTGGACCGGCTGGAGCCCGGGGAGCTCATCCCCAACGGGCCCTTCTCCTTCTACGGAG ATTATCAGAGCGAGTATTACGGCCCTGGAAGCAATTACGATTTCTTCCCGCAAGGACCTCCTTCGTCTCAAGCGCAGACCCCCGTGGATCTCCCTTTCGTGCCCTCCTCGGGGCCGTCAGGCACTCCCCTGGGGGCCATGGATCACCCCCTGCCCGGACATCACCCCTCCAGTGAGGCTCAGCGCTTCACTGACATCATGTCGCACCCCCCAGGAGACTCGCCCAGTCCCGAACCCAACCTGCCCGGGTCCTTGCACTCCATGTCCGCGGAAGTTTTTGGCCCCAGTCCTCCATTTTCTTCGATATCCGTCAACGGTGGTGCTAACTATGGCAATCACTTGTCACATCCACCAGAAATGAACGAAGCGGCTGTGTGGtag
- the LOC138686721 gene encoding uncharacterized protein isoform X2 codes for METRERSEGLRLLPRRHGPTRRGAGRRPYAGWEGWGGSGRGWRVGGGEDAPRLLAPSPVSFSFSLFFALPFDVSPVPSHPLPTSPRGPPCSLPTEPARHRPALPLFFFFSFFSPPHPLFFFLFFFFFFFFVPPPALPDRTGTVPNPVPGAEGGEGGWGEGQVEGGVGKRGRGGGKENRGGQGKESGAARAVPAAQGALHVPGSPAAAALCTAPGRHRRLRPIVSPSHSHSHPPLHSHPPLPTPPLPPRRHRRRRRTGRPAPPFIEPPGRRRPPPPAPRTDRRTDRQADGRTDRRPRCRSGPAEALPFCSEGREQRGLGRWPGRLGGT; via the exons ATGGAGACCCGAGAGCGGTCAGAAGGGCTTCGCCTGCTGCCGCGGCGACATGGCCCTACGCGCCGCGGAGCGGGCCGCCGTCCTTACGCGgggtgggaggggtggggggggtcggggagggggtggagggttggggggggggaagatgctCCGCGGCTCCTCGCTCCGTCCCCtgtctccttctctttttctctctttttcgCTCTCCCCTTCGACGTCTCGCCGGTACCGTCGCACCCGCTTCCTACCTCCCCCCGCGGACCGCCCTGCTCGCTACCCACCGAGCCGGCGCGGCATCGTCCGGCTCtgccgctttttttttttttttcctttttttctcccccccaccccctctttttttttcttttttttttctttttttttttttttgttccgCCTCCCGCTTTACCGGACCGGACCGGGACCGTCCCGAACCCGGTACCGGGAGCGGAAGGCGgagagggggggtggggggaagggcAGGTTGAAGGGGGGGTgggaaaaagggggaggggggggggaaaagaaaaccggggagggcagggcaagGAGAGCGGCGCTGCCCGCGCCGTCCCGGCAGCGCAGGGCGCACTGCATGTTCCCGGCAGCCCCGCGGCCGCAGCCTTATGCACCGCGCCTGGACGTCACCGCCGGCTTCGGCCAATCGTCTCTCCCTCCCACTCCCACTCCCACCCTCCCCTCCACTCCCAcccacccctccccacccctccgctcccgccgcgccgccaccgccgccgccgccggacGGGGCGTCCCGCTCCCCCTTTTATAGAGCCGCCGGGGCGCCGCCGGCCGCCTCCGCCCGCACCGCGGACGGACAGGCGGACGGACAGACAggcggacggacggacagacagACGGCCCCGCTGCCGCTCGGGCCCGGCCGAAGCGCTCCCCTTCTGCTCGGAGGGCCGGGAGCAGCGG GGGCTCGGTCGGTGGCCGGGGCGGTTAGGAGGGACGTGA
- the LOC138686721 gene encoding uncharacterized protein isoform X1, with protein METRERSEGLRLLPRRHGPTRRGAGRRPYAGWEGWGGSGRGWRVGGGEDAPRLLAPSPVSFSFSLFFALPFDVSPVPSHPLPTSPRGPPCSLPTEPARHRPALPLFFFFSFFSPPHPLFFFLFFFFFFFFVPPPALPDRTGTVPNPVPGAEGGEGGWGEGQVEGGVGKRGRGGGKENRGGQGKESGAARAVPAAQGALHVPGSPAAAALCTAPGRHRRLRPIVSPSHSHSHPPLHSHPPLPTPPLPPRRHRRRRRTGRPAPPFIEPPGRRRPPPPAPRTDRRTDRQADGRTDRRPRCRSGPAEALPFCSEGREQRVKVAPESSSRCIQPRTNITTKARELVLLTNK; from the coding sequence ATGGAGACCCGAGAGCGGTCAGAAGGGCTTCGCCTGCTGCCGCGGCGACATGGCCCTACGCGCCGCGGAGCGGGCCGCCGTCCTTACGCGgggtgggaggggtggggggggtcggggagggggtggagggttggggggggggaagatgctCCGCGGCTCCTCGCTCCGTCCCCtgtctccttctctttttctctctttttcgCTCTCCCCTTCGACGTCTCGCCGGTACCGTCGCACCCGCTTCCTACCTCCCCCCGCGGACCGCCCTGCTCGCTACCCACCGAGCCGGCGCGGCATCGTCCGGCTCtgccgctttttttttttttttcctttttttctcccccccaccccctctttttttttcttttttttttctttttttttttttttgttccgCCTCCCGCTTTACCGGACCGGACCGGGACCGTCCCGAACCCGGTACCGGGAGCGGAAGGCGgagagggggggtggggggaagggcAGGTTGAAGGGGGGGTgggaaaaagggggaggggggggggaaaagaaaaccggggagggcagggcaagGAGAGCGGCGCTGCCCGCGCCGTCCCGGCAGCGCAGGGCGCACTGCATGTTCCCGGCAGCCCCGCGGCCGCAGCCTTATGCACCGCGCCTGGACGTCACCGCCGGCTTCGGCCAATCGTCTCTCCCTCCCACTCCCACTCCCACCCTCCCCTCCACTCCCAcccacccctccccacccctccgctcccgccgcgccgccaccgccgccgccgccggacGGGGCGTCCCGCTCCCCCTTTTATAGAGCCGCCGGGGCGCCGCCGGCCGCCTCCGCCCGCACCGCGGACGGACAGGCGGACGGACAGACAggcggacggacggacagacagACGGCCCCGCTGCCGCTCGGGCCCGGCCGAAGCGCTCCCCTTCTGCTCGGAGGGCCGGGAGCAGCGG